In a genomic window of Patescibacteria group bacterium:
- a CDS encoding MBL fold metallo-hydrolase, which yields MKIERFVLGPVQTNTYLVYNENSKEGVIIDPAVYDTEMIRTINEVGLNIKYILITHGHFDHVTGLSELKKQVSAPICMNPADLAIMPIDEKGMVNQVGFSFEAFQPDINLSDNQQLKVGSLNFSVIHTPGHTPGCVCFYFAEEKVLFSGDTLFQSAIGRTDFPLGSYEQIISSITNKLLTLPESANVYPGHGEKTTIRQEKLHFIA from the coding sequence ATGAAAATTGAACGGTTTGTTTTAGGTCCGGTACAAACAAATACATATTTGGTTTATAATGAAAATAGCAAAGAGGGGGTCATTATTGACCCTGCTGTTTATGATACGGAAATGATCAGGACAATTAACGAGGTAGGGCTAAATATAAAATACATATTAATCACGCATGGGCACTTTGATCACGTGACAGGATTATCAGAATTGAAAAAGCAGGTGTCCGCGCCAATTTGCATGAACCCCGCGGATTTGGCAATTATGCCAATTGATGAGAAGGGGATGGTCAATCAGGTCGGATTTTCATTTGAAGCGTTCCAACCGGATATTAATTTAAGTGATAATCAGCAGCTTAAGGTAGGCAGTTTGAATTTTTCTGTAATTCATACGCCGGGACACACACCGGGTTGTGTCTGTTTTTATTTTGCAGAAGAAAAAGTTTTGTTTTCCGGTGATACTTTGTTCCAATCAGCAATTGGCCGTACAGATTTTCCACTGGGCAGTTACGAGCAGATAATTAGCAGTATTACCAATAAGCTATTAACCTTACCGGAATCAGCAAATGTTTATCCGGGACATGGGGAAAAGACAACGATAAGGCAAGAAAAATTGCATTTTATTGCTTGA
- a CDS encoding metallopeptidase family protein, with protein sequence MNKEIFEKMVADAVGEVPEHLRKRIENVAFVVEEDSRNARTKEHGINYHGLLLGLYQGVPLTKRGVNYGSVLPDKITIFQKPIEHIAGADVENIRKKISEVVHHEIGHYFGMDEKAVRNWEKKRINKSNK encoded by the coding sequence ATGAATAAAGAAATATTTGAAAAAATGGTTGCCGACGCCGTCGGGGAAGTGCCGGAACATTTAAGAAAAAGAATAGAGAATGTTGCTTTTGTGGTGGAAGAGGATTCCCGAAATGCCAGAACAAAAGAACACGGTATTAATTACCACGGCTTGTTACTTGGTCTGTATCAGGGTGTGCCGTTGACCAAAAGGGGAGTTAATTACGGGTCCGTACTGCCGGATAAAATCACGATTTTTCAAAAACCGATTGAGCATATCGCCGGCGCCGATGTGGAGAATATCCGTAAGAAGATAAGTGAAGTGGTACATCATGAGATCGGGCATTATTTCGGCATGGATGAGAAAGCAGTGCGTAATTGGGAGAAAAAAAGAATTAATAAATCAAACAAATGA
- a CDS encoding response regulator — protein MTKIIIFEDDKLISDMYKRKFEKEGFDIVLFDHPPKDVVDVVDKEKPDLIGMDLVMPQMSGYDAIKLLKADDKTKDIPIVVLTNLNEGGHTMLSEKMGAVAFMAKADNTPSEVVEKIKKLLKK, from the coding sequence ATGACAAAAATTATAATATTTGAAGATGACAAATTAATTTCAGATATGTATAAAAGAAAATTTGAGAAGGAGGGTTTTGACATTGTGCTTTTTGATCATCCGCCGAAGGATGTAGTGGATGTCGTTGATAAAGAAAAACCGGATTTGATCGGCATGGATTTAGTAATGCCTCAAATGAGCGGTTATGATGCGATCAAGCTTTTAAAAGCTGATGATAAAACCAAGGATATCCCGATTGTAGTGCTGACAAATCTGAATGAAGGTGGTCACACCATGTTGAGTGAAAAAATGGGTGCAGTGGCATTTATGGCAAAGGCGGATAACACGCCGAGTGAAGTGGTGGAAAAAATTAAGAAATTATTGAAGAAATAA
- the tsaB gene encoding tRNA (adenosine(37)-N6)-threonylcarbamoyltransferase complex dimerization subunit type 1 TsaB, translating to MILFINTSEVEQATLLLDDGKRIYEHFFETGFNRTDTLLKHVGIFLTKHKFKTKELQGVVVVTGPGPFTSLRIGVVIANTLGYALNIPVAGIKATDFKSNDALVKKGKAILMKTNGFQIVEPFYGKAPNITKPKK from the coding sequence ATGATCCTATTTATCAATACTTCTGAAGTAGAACAGGCGACATTATTATTGGATGATGGTAAAAGAATATATGAGCATTTTTTTGAGACGGGCTTTAATAGAACAGATACTTTATTGAAGCATGTTGGTATTTTCCTGACCAAACACAAATTTAAAACCAAAGAGCTGCAAGGTGTGGTGGTGGTTACCGGACCAGGACCGTTTACTTCACTGCGGATCGGCGTGGTTATTGCCAACACGCTGGGCTATGCCCTGAATATTCCGGTGGCGGGAATTAAAGCGACTGATTTTAAGTCCAATGACGCTTTAGTGAAAAAAGGTAAAGCAATTCTGATGAAAACAAACGGGTTCCAGATAGTAGAACCGTTTTACGGCAAGGCACCGAACATAACAAAACCAAAAAAGTAA